TGGATTGCCACCATAAGGTCCATCCTCAATTCTACGAATATCTTCGCTGCCCGACATGTCCTTTGAAAGTTCCAATGCGTGGACGAAACCAGCGGGCCTGCGTCGCAGAGAAACGAAGTCTGCGCGACCACCAGCCTTTTCTTTATTCCTTAACTTGCGCCCTATAATCAAACATTCCGCCATCCCTGTATCAGACGAAAAGGACATTTCCTTACCATTCGCGGCTATGCTCACAATGGTTACATCGGTGTATCGCGTGGCAATGACTGTTCTAAACTTTGCCCAAGACGAGCCGTTTATCGCAGTGAACGGTAGCACGAAGGCGACAACGCCGCCCTGCTTAACTTTGCGGTCGGCAAGCGCGGCAAACGCTGAACCCAATCCTGCATGCCCGTGGTAGGATGTATTCTTTGCCTTCTCCCTCATTCGTTTCGCCATGTCGTCTTGCTCTTCTTTTGAAGAGTCGAAAGCAGCAAACGCGGCATTGAGAACACCATCTTCAGCGTCATAGTGCTTGGTATTACTGGTGAACGGCGGATTCATTATCACCAAGTCAAACCCATCGTCGGGAACATCCACTAGCACACTCGCCGCAGTCTCTTCGCCCGCGCTGCCGGTTCGCATGGCGGGGTCGCTGGTGTTGAACAGCGTCATCACGGAGGACGATTGCAGCAGCTCCAGCGAGCCTATGGCGACCGTGCCGTCGGCCTGCCTGCCGTAGGGCATGTTGTACAAGCGCGACTCGTTGTATCCCACAGTGGGCTGCGCGCCCGACAGCGTGGAACTCGTGATGTGTATCGCGGAGGGCATCACATCGCAGCCGTACAGCACATCTTCCATCATCGCCCGATGCAAGTCTGCGGGATTGCCGCCCTCGCGCTCATGCCGCGCCGCTATCTGCTCATATACGGCGGACAGCAGCGCGCCCGTGCCACAGGCGAAGTCGCCCACGCGCAGCTTGCCGATGGCGTCGGCGTCCGCCCAGTCCACGCTCTCCAGCTTGCTCACGGCAAGACGAGCCAGTAGCGCGGCGGATGCGGGCAGGGTATAGAAGGTAGCGAGATACTTGCGGTCGGCGATGAGACGCTGGAATATGCGCCCCGTCAGGTCGTGTTCCACATTCGCGCCGCTCGCCGCCACATCGCCCGCCGTGTACTCCAGCAGCCGCAGCAACCGCGAAGCTTCGGCAGTCGGAATCTGCTCGATGATGTCTCTTGATACGGCAAAAATGGGCCAATAGTTAATGGCGAGGATGCGCGTCCACTCGGCGATGATTTCGCGCTGCGGATTTGCCACATCCCTACTGCACACGAGGCGCAGCGGCTTAATGTCGCCGTGAATGTCGGCTACGCGGTCGTGAAACACCATCGCGTTGGCGATGATGGCGCATGCCATGCGGTGCGTCTGCGGCACGTCGGACATTCCGAGCAGGGCGGCGACGGCTTGGGTTATCGCCGGGCGCTGCTCGTTGAGGTCTTTCAGAATTGCGGCGGCGCGGTCTATGCCGCTTTGGAGCGCATCCGTCGCGGCGTCCACGGCAGACTGCGGAACGGACACCAGCCGCGCAATGTCCGCAAGGTCGGCGGGCGTTCCCTGAAGCCAGCCGGATTCGGGGAAGCGCGTTTCATCCGCGTAGAACACTGCGTACTCCAAGCGCGCGCCTGCCAAGCCGCCGCTCATGTCGTCCGTGAACTCAAACCCATCAGGATAGCGCAATGCGATTGCCGCTTCGATGGGGCGGCGTCCGTCCACAACTTCCAGTCCGAGCCTGTCCTTCGCCTCTTGCTCGGCAGTGGCGGCCGGCATGAACTCGGCTTCGATGACCACGGGCGCGCGGTCGGCGCCGGTGATGAGGATGTCAGGGCGCAGTGCGGGGTTGTCCACGATAACGCGGGTATTCTCTGTCTTCACCGCGCAGGTGGGGAGCATGCGCGTGAGCAGTCTTCCCAGCGCAATGTTGGCGTTCTGTTCGGCTTGGCGGGATGTCATCGCTTTGTCCTATCCTGTCGGACGGAGGGACACAATATGTAGGGATAATATGCGTGGGCAATCTGACGAAGTTGGCAAATAAAGATAGACGCTTCAAATAATGGACATCGTAATGCATATCGGTGTCAGTTACGCCGCCGCGCTAGGCATGCGCCAACGCACCGCCGTCTATGTAGATGGTCTGGCCGGTTACGAAGTCGCAGGCGTCCGATGCAAGATAGACGAGCAAGCCGCACAGGTCGGTCGGATGCCCCTTGCGGCGCGAAGGTAGATAGCGCACCAGCAGTTCGCGCTGCGATTCTTCGGTCGGCTCTTCGGGCGTAATCCAACCGGCTCCGATGCCGTTGACGCGGATGCCGCGCCGCGACCATTCGAGCGCCAACGATGATGTTATCTGCGCCACCGCGCCCGATGCCGCGCACGCCGCGACCGAGTTCCACAGACCGCGCAACGCAAGTCCGGAGCCGATGTTCACGATGTGTCCGCTCTCCTGCGCCAGCATCCGCCTGCCCGCCGCTTGGCTGCACAGGAACATCGACTTCACATTGAAGTCCATCAGCCGCTGCCATTCGTCTTCGAGCACATCCTCAAACGGCTTGCCGAACTCGGCGCGCGCGTTATTCACCAGAATATCCACCTTGCCGAATTCGTCCACGACGCGCTGCGTCATCGCTTCCACATCGTCGGCGTTCGTAACATCGGTCGTGATTTGCAGTGCGCGGCGTCCTTGCGCCTCGACCGCTCTCGCTGCTTCTGCGGCGTCCGAGTTCACCGCGCCCGCGATTGCGACATCCGCGCCTGCCTCAGCCAGCGCCGCCGCCAGAAACGGCGTCCAACCGCGCCTGTCCGCCGTAATAATCGCCGCCTTGCCGCTCAGGTTCCATTCTTCAGGTATGGGCATGTCATTCTCCTTTAGTTGTCAGTAGTCAGTGAACAGTTTTCAGTAGTGCAATTTCTAGGATTGTCCCTTGCCAGTCAGTCAATGACTGAAAACTGAAAACTGTGAAATAACAACTGAAAACTGAAAACTCTAAATTTCCAGCGGTATTTCCGGCGCGTAGCCGGTGGGCGCGTAGCCGCCTGCTAGTCCGCCGCCGTCTATGACGAACATCTCGCCGTTCATGTAGTCTGAAGCGTCCGACGCCAGATACACGGCGAGCGGTCCCATCTCGTGCGGCCTGCCCACGCGACCCATCGGGATGAATCCGCCGCGGGGCAGAGTGTCATTGGATTCGGCCGTGCCCTCGGTCGGGATGTAGCCCGGCACGATGCAGGTGCAGGTGATACCGTATCGGCTCATGCTCGTGGTGATGGTGCGCGTGAGCTGCACGATGCCGCCCTTGCCGCAGGTGTACATATAGTTGTCGCGCCCGCCGCGAAAGCCGAAGCCGGACGACACATTGACGATTTTGCCGCCGCCGCGCTCGATCATGTGCTGGGCAATTGCGCGAGAGCAGTAGAACGCCCCCGTCAGGTTCGTGTCTATACCGATGCGCCAATCCTCGTCGGAGATGTCCCAGATCGGGATGGAGCCTTGCCCGCGCACGATGCCCGCGTTGTTGAACAGCACATCCACCTTGCCGAACTCGTCGATAGCGCGCTCGAACAAGGCGTTGACCTGCGCCGAGTCGGTAACATCGGTCGAAACGGCGATGGCGCGTCTGCCGACCGCGCGCACGGCATCAGCGGTCTCTTCGATTGGTCCCATGCGTCGAGAGGCAATCACAAGATCTGCGCCCGCCTTCGCCATGGCGACGGACATCTCGCGTCCCAACCCGGTGCCGCCGCCCGTAATGACGACAGTCTTGCCGTCCAGACTCAGTTTTTCAAGCATGTTTGTGTATCTCCTTGTCCTTGGGTATGAAAAGGATATGTTTTCATGAATTCAGGTAGTCGTCGAGAAAGGTGTCGCGGTGAACGACTTCAATATCTTGGTGGGATTTGAAGGCTTCAAGCAAGCCTTTGTCGGTGGTAATCAGCAGGTCGGCGTTTGAAGCGTAATATGTCTGAATCAGATATATGTCCTCTTGGGGTGCGGCGGTAATTGCCTCTTGGGGGGACGACATCCGCAGACTGTTCAGGTTGAAGAATCATGCACTTGCTCGGGTTTATGATCAGGCTTCGCACTAGCTTACTTAGCTCTCGTATATCAGGTGCACTATATGTCATCAGTTCGTAGGCCTTTTGCATCCAGGGATTGCCAGTCAGAACCGCGAACTTGTCCTGCCCTTGTGCGAATTGCGTAAGGAATATACCAGTTTCCTGTCTTTTGGTTTGACCGTTCTCGCCTTTGATGTCTTGAAACAGCCACTCGTTTATCACGAGCATTTTAGAAGGCAATTCCGTCAAGTTCTACACTCCCAGAAACGCCTTCATATCTTCTAGTTCACCCTCCATGAAAGTTGCGAGGCCGCCTTCGACCTGTCCGTTTTCATTCACCTGTTGGCGTTGGAATTCAGACTCTTTGCCTTTCTTGGTTACGTGATAAATTGCAAGGTTGTCGGGAGAGTACGTATCTTCAGCAACAAGCGCCAGCAGAGACAGGATGAACTGCTCGCTGTGAGTGGAGATTATCAGGTGCTTAGTAGGTTCTTCTTGAACTATGTCGGCGAGTGTTCGTGCCAATCGGCGAATGGCTGTGGGGTGAAGGTGGATTTCCGGCTCTTCGATGCACACGATACCGGAGTCAGGATGCAACACCTTTGCCAGCATATACACCAGTTGATTGACGCCGAAGCCTTCGTTCACTAGGGACGCGCCCATGCCAGTGCGTCTGTCTATGCTATTCAGGGAAAAATTCTTAGAGCCTATGCGATTTCTTACTCGAAAGTCTCTATCCAGAATCTGTTCCATATATCGACCGATTTTGTATTCGAGATGCTCGTCACTAGCAAGCATGCTGGTAACTTCTTGCTCAGTGGCCATCATCGGCGATACTTTTTGCAAAGAGTACAAAGGTTGATAGAATCCCCGTCCTAGTGGCACAAAAGCCACCCGTTCCAACTCTTCTGTCGGCAGGTTTAGCATCTTCATAGCTCCGTCTGCCACATCATGAGGAACATCTCCATGACCTATCGCAACCTCGTTGGTGGCTACACCATTCCAAACGAAAGTCTTGCCTGATTTAACTTCTGATATAAGTTCGCGGTTGCTTTCTTGGTCAGGGGGTGTGGCTACACACATCAAATCAATAGACACCCGTGTACCACCATCCCAATCGTGCAGCAGCGTTTTGAATT
The sequence above is drawn from the Chloroflexota bacterium genome and encodes:
- a CDS encoding SDR family oxidoreductase, yielding MPIPEEWNLSGKAAIITADRRGWTPFLAAALAEAGADVAIAGAVNSDAAEAARAVEAQGRRALQITTDVTNADDVEAMTQRVVDEFGKVDILVNNARAEFGKPFEDVLEDEWQRLMDFNVKSMFLCSQAAGRRMLAQESGHIVNIGSGLALRGLWNSVAACAASGAVAQITSSLALEWSRRGIRVNGIGAGWITPEEPTEESQRELLVRYLPSRRKGHPTDLCGLLVYLASDACDFVTGQTIYIDGGALAHA
- a CDS encoding SDR family oxidoreductase: MLEKLSLDGKTVVITGGGTGLGREMSVAMAKAGADLVIASRRMGPIEETADAVRAVGRRAIAVSTDVTDSAQVNALFERAIDEFGKVDVLFNNAGIVRGQGSIPIWDISDEDWRIGIDTNLTGAFYCSRAIAQHMIERGGGKIVNVSSGFGFRGGRDNYMYTCGKGGIVQLTRTITTSMSRYGITCTCIVPGYIPTEGTAESNDTLPRGGFIPMGRVGRPHEMGPLAVYLASDASDYMNGEMFVIDGGGLAGGYAPTGYAPEIPLEI
- a CDS encoding ATP-binding protein; translated protein: MKLHIKNFRSIKQLDLELAPITVLYGHNGTGKSSVLYAPLTLKNIVVNPDQNLSEFFNYGFTSLGEFSEVVFDHNQNNELELGISLETASVNLLDHEGADYGGYDVEIDYRFACLSNSIGSFKFKTLLHDWDGGTRVSIDLMCVATPPDQESNRELISEVKSGKTFVWNGVATNEVAIGHGDVPHDVADGAMKMLNLPTEELERVAFVPLGRGFYQPLYSLQKVSPMMATEQEVTSMLASDEHLEYKIGRYMEQILDRDFRVRNRIGSKNFSLNSIDRRTGMGASLVNEGFGVNQLVYMLAKVLHPDSGIVCIEEPEIHLHPTAIRRLARTLADIVQEEPTKHLIISTHSEQFILSLLALVAEDTYSPDNLAIYHVTKKGKESEFQRQQVNENGQVEGGLATFMEGELEDMKAFLGV